The DNA sequence GCCGATTTCATCTAAAAATAAGGTGCCAGAGGAAGCCACTTCGAAGCGGCCCGCCCGGTCTGTTTTGGCATCGGTAAAGGCACCTTTTTTATGACCAAAAAGTTCACTCTCAAATAAGCTCTCGGGGATAGCTCCCAAATCTACAGTGATAAAGACTTTATCGTGGCGCAGCGATTGTCGGTGAATAGCTCTGGCAATGACTTCTTTACCCGTGCCGTTTTCGCCGAGGATCAGGACATTGGCATCCGTCTTGGCGACCTTCTCTACCAGCGAAAATACTTGCTTCATAGCGGGAGACTCACCAATGATCTCACTAAAAGGTTGTTCTAGATCATTGGCGAGTACCTGCTGCTGGTCGGTGAGTTGTTGGACTTTGCGGCGGGATTGGCTCAGCTCTAATCCGGCTTTGATGGTGGTGAGCAAGCGCTCGTTGCGCCACGGTTTTTCCAGAAAATCAATGGCCCCTATTTTCACGGCTTCCACGGCAGTTTTGACATCGGCGTAGGCCGTCATCATGATCACGCCCGTTTCGGGAGACAGTTCGGTGATCTTCTCGAGCCATCGCATGCCCTCATTGCCGGAAGTATCGCCGGTGCGGAAATTCATGTCCAGCATCACCAGATCAAAAGGCTTGCCTCGCAGGAGACGCGGCAGCTGGTAGGGGTTGTTTTCGGTAACAACTTCGCTGAAATGCCGCGATAAGAGTAGACGTAAACTGAGAAGAATATCTTCCTCGTCGTCGATGATAAGGATACGTGCTGTTTGCTTACTCATAAAATATTATTACCTCGATAAAAACGAATGAGATAAAGATACACGATGAAAGTACAAAGTTGCAAAAGAGTGTTCATTTTTGAACACTCATTGTCCAGTATTGCACAATTTTTTAGCTCAATACGAGGAGTTGCTTGTGCTAAGTTGTTGATTATCAATGTTGTTGTTTTGTGGCACAAGCCTTGCCTTGAATAAGGAGAGTTTAATATACTGATTGCTATAGACGTGTCG is a window from the Lewinella sp. LCG006 genome containing:
- a CDS encoding sigma-54-dependent transcriptional regulator — its product is MSKQTARILIIDDEEDILLSLRLLLSRHFSEVVTENNPYQLPRLLRGKPFDLVMLDMNFRTGDTSGNEGMRWLEKITELSPETGVIMMTAYADVKTAVEAVKIGAIDFLEKPWRNERLLTTIKAGLELSQSRRKVQQLTDQQQVLANDLEQPFSEIIGESPAMKQVFSLVEKVAKTDANVLILGENGTGKEVIARAIHRQSLRHDKVFITVDLGAIPESLFESELFGHKKGAFTDAKTDRAGRFEVASSGTLFLDEIGNLSQPLQSKLLSALQTRQVTRVGANEPVDIDIRLISATNMPLYDMIHEGGFRQDLLYRINTVEIKLPPLRERQEDIPLLVEHFLKEYARKYQKGSLDIAHSAYPLLRSYAWPGNIRELRHAVERAVILADGNQLTASDFILQAPSTNNKNQGEPHTVNLEELERWAVQKALTKNAGNISKAAEELGLTRAALYRRMAKYEL